The following proteins are co-located in the Solanum pennellii chromosome 1, SPENNV200 genome:
- the LOC107007257 gene encoding dnaJ homolog subfamily C member 17 isoform X2 has product MDIEVDHYAALGLPSGEEGAQLSEKDISKAYKKKALELHPDKRRDDPNAHLNFQKLKTSYEILKDEKARKLFDDLLRVKREKIQRQSQHDSKRRKMMSDLDARERAAFSPDASVLAREEEERIARKLKEEIARIRAMHSKKVFTPIDPSQKEAHARAKESSTEGNGSSVDREKVLKVSWEKIGEDYTAQRLREVFSEFGEVEDVVIKSSKKKGSALVVMSSKEAARASCGNVLGDLSNPLLIVPLQPPMPSPFPNAEKNGESEGPSLSNLVGAGYQKFEDSVLEKMRKVCCLTCTSGTR; this is encoded by the exons ATGGATATTGAAGTTGATCATTATGCTGCTTTGGGTTTACCCTCTGGTGAGGAAGGGGCCCAACTTTCTGAGAAAGACATATCTAAAGCCTATAAGAAGAAAGCATTAGAGTTGCATCCAGACAAGAGGCGTGATGACCCAAATGCTCACTTGAACTTTCAAAAGCTGAAAACTTCATACGAGATTCTAAAGGACGAGAAAGCGAGGAAGCTATTTGATGATCTACTTCGTGTGAAACGTGAGAAGATCCAACGCCAATCACAACACGATTCAAAGCGTAGAAAGATGATGTCAGATCTCGATGCAAGAGAGCGTGCAGCTTTTTCACCTGATGCAAGTGTTCTAGCTCGAGAAGAGGAGGAACGAATTGCTAGAAAACTTAAGGAGGAGATTGCTCGAATTCGTGCAATGCATTCAAAGAAAGTGTTTACTCCTATAGATCCTTCACAGAAAGAGGCACATGCTAGAGCTAAGGAGAGTAGTACAGAAGGCAATGGGAGTAGTGTAGACAGGGAAAAGGTGCTTAAGGTATCTTGGGAGAAGATCGGTGAAGACTATACTGCCCAAAGACTAAGAGAGGTGTTTAGTGAGTTTGGTGAGGTTGAAGATGTAGTAATCAAGAGTTCTAAGAAGAAAGGGTCTGCTCTTGTTGTCATGTCATCTAAAGAAGCAGCT aGAGCTTCTTGTGGAAATGTCTTGGGAGATCTATCAAATCCTCTCTTAATTGTGCCTCTCCAACCTCCAATGCCTTCTCCGTTTCCTAACGCTGAGAAAAATGGAGAATCTGAGGGCCCGAGTTTGAGTAATCTTGTAGGTGCTGGATACCAGAAATTTGAAGACTCAGTATTGGAAAAAATGAGGAAG GTTTGTTGTCTGACATGTACTTCTGGCACAAGATAG
- the LOC107008521 gene encoding casein kinase II subunit beta-1 isoform X2: MLIIETPALLVLLRRINAQMIMLVCKEQRGMGPEKRLSSFKENGWTNCDHLLILRDESETDSEESDVSGSDGEDTSWISWFCNLRGNEFFCEVDDEYIQDDFNLCGLSSQVPYYDYALDLILDVESSHGDMFTEEQNELVESAAEMLYGLIHVRYILTSKGMAAMSEKYKNYDFGRCPRVYCCGQPCLPVGQSDIPRSSTVKIYCPRCEDIYYPRSKYQGNIDGAYFGTTFPHLYLMTYAHLKPQKPTQNYVPRIFGFKLHKT; the protein is encoded by the exons ATGTTGATCATCGAGACACCCGCTCTTCTAGTCTTGCTACGAAGAATAAATGCTCAGATG ATTATGCTTGTCTGCAAAGAGCAGCGTGGAATGGGACCAGAAAAAAGATTATCAAGTTTCAAAGAGAATGGATGGACTAATTGTGATCATCTTCTCATTCTGCGAG ATGAATCTGAAACAGACAGTGAAGAGTCTGATGTTAGTGGTTCTGATGGGGAAGATACATCATGGATTTCTTGGTTTTGTAACCTGCGTGGAAATGAGTTCTTCTGTGAAGTTGATGACGAATACATTCAAGATGATTTTAATCTATGTGGATTGAGCAGTCAAGTGCCATACTATGACTATGCACTTGACCTGATCCTTGATGTTGAATCCTCTCATG GTGATATGTTCACCGAGGAGCAGAATGAATTGGTTGAGTCAGCGGCAGAGATGTTGTATGGTTTGATCCATGTCCGGTACATTTTGACTAGCAAGGGAATGGCTGCAATG TCAGAGAAGTACAAGAACTACGACTTCGGGAGATGTCCACGAGTTTATTGCTGTGGACAGCCTTGCCTTCCAGTTGGTCAGTCCGATATTCCACGTTCAAGTACAGTAAAAATATACTGTCCTAGATGTGAGGATATCTATTATCCCCGATCAAAGTACCAAGGCA ATATCGATGGAGCTTACTTTGGAACAACATTTCCACACCTCTATTTGATGACTTACGCACACCTCAAGCCACAAAAACCAACCCAAAATTATGTCCCAAGGATATTCGGTTTCAAGCTCCACAAAACTTGA
- the LOC107007257 gene encoding dnaJ homolog subfamily C member 17 isoform X3, whose amino-acid sequence MDIEVDHYAALGLPSGEEGAQLSEKDISKAYKKKALELHPDKRRDDPNAHLNFQKLKTSYEILKDEKARKLFDDLLRVKREKIQRQSQHDSKRRKMMSDLDARERAAFSPDASVLAREEEERIARKLKEEIARIRAMHSKKVFTPIDPSQKEAHARAKESSTEGNGSSVDREKVLKVSWEKIGEDYTAQRLREVFSEFGEVEDVVIKSSKKKGSALVVMSSKEAARASCGNVLGDLSNPLLIVPLQPPMPSPFPNAEKNGESEGPSLSNLVGAGYQKFEDSVLEKMRKASQRKK is encoded by the exons ATGGATATTGAAGTTGATCATTATGCTGCTTTGGGTTTACCCTCTGGTGAGGAAGGGGCCCAACTTTCTGAGAAAGACATATCTAAAGCCTATAAGAAGAAAGCATTAGAGTTGCATCCAGACAAGAGGCGTGATGACCCAAATGCTCACTTGAACTTTCAAAAGCTGAAAACTTCATACGAGATTCTAAAGGACGAGAAAGCGAGGAAGCTATTTGATGATCTACTTCGTGTGAAACGTGAGAAGATCCAACGCCAATCACAACACGATTCAAAGCGTAGAAAGATGATGTCAGATCTCGATGCAAGAGAGCGTGCAGCTTTTTCACCTGATGCAAGTGTTCTAGCTCGAGAAGAGGAGGAACGAATTGCTAGAAAACTTAAGGAGGAGATTGCTCGAATTCGTGCAATGCATTCAAAGAAAGTGTTTACTCCTATAGATCCTTCACAGAAAGAGGCACATGCTAGAGCTAAGGAGAGTAGTACAGAAGGCAATGGGAGTAGTGTAGACAGGGAAAAGGTGCTTAAGGTATCTTGGGAGAAGATCGGTGAAGACTATACTGCCCAAAGACTAAGAGAGGTGTTTAGTGAGTTTGGTGAGGTTGAAGATGTAGTAATCAAGAGTTCTAAGAAGAAAGGGTCTGCTCTTGTTGTCATGTCATCTAAAGAAGCAGCT aGAGCTTCTTGTGGAAATGTCTTGGGAGATCTATCAAATCCTCTCTTAATTGTGCCTCTCCAACCTCCAATGCCTTCTCCGTTTCCTAACGCTGAGAAAAATGGAGAATCTGAGGGCCCGAGTTTGAGTAATCTTGTAGGTGCTGGATACCAGAAATTTGAAGACTCAGTATTGGAAAAAATGAGGAAG GCTTCTCAAAGGAAGAAATAG
- the LOC107008521 gene encoding putative casein kinase II subunit beta-4 isoform X1: protein MYRDRGGGGGGSSRSEIVGGTLDRKRINDALDKHLEKSAPSTSRALKDKAVPSTSVGAGKLHQQHVDHRDTRSSSLATKNKCSDDESETDSEESDVSGSDGEDTSWISWFCNLRGNEFFCEVDDEYIQDDFNLCGLSSQVPYYDYALDLILDVESSHGDMFTEEQNELVESAAEMLYGLIHVRYILTSKGMAAMSEKYKNYDFGRCPRVYCCGQPCLPVGQSDIPRSSTVKIYCPRCEDIYYPRSKYQGNIDGAYFGTTFPHLYLMTYAHLKPQKPTQNYVPRIFGFKLHKT, encoded by the exons atgtATAGGGATCGAGGTGGCGGTGGTGGTGGTTCATCGAGGTCGGAGATCGTCGGTGGGACGTTGGATCGAAAACGAATTAATGATGCGTTGGATAAGCACTTGGAAAAATCTGCACCTTCCACATCTAGAGCCTTGAAGGACAAGGCGGTTCCGTCTACATCCGTAGGTGCCGGAAAATTGCATCAGCAACATGTTGATCATCGAGACACCCGCTCTTCTAGTCTTGCTACGAAGAATAAATGCTCAGATG ATGAATCTGAAACAGACAGTGAAGAGTCTGATGTTAGTGGTTCTGATGGGGAAGATACATCATGGATTTCTTGGTTTTGTAACCTGCGTGGAAATGAGTTCTTCTGTGAAGTTGATGACGAATACATTCAAGATGATTTTAATCTATGTGGATTGAGCAGTCAAGTGCCATACTATGACTATGCACTTGACCTGATCCTTGATGTTGAATCCTCTCATG GTGATATGTTCACCGAGGAGCAGAATGAATTGGTTGAGTCAGCGGCAGAGATGTTGTATGGTTTGATCCATGTCCGGTACATTTTGACTAGCAAGGGAATGGCTGCAATG TCAGAGAAGTACAAGAACTACGACTTCGGGAGATGTCCACGAGTTTATTGCTGTGGACAGCCTTGCCTTCCAGTTGGTCAGTCCGATATTCCACGTTCAAGTACAGTAAAAATATACTGTCCTAGATGTGAGGATATCTATTATCCCCGATCAAAGTACCAAGGCA ATATCGATGGAGCTTACTTTGGAACAACATTTCCACACCTCTATTTGATGACTTACGCACACCTCAAGCCACAAAAACCAACCCAAAATTATGTCCCAAGGATATTCGGTTTCAAGCTCCACAAAACTTGA
- the LOC107007257 gene encoding dnaJ homolog subfamily C member 17 isoform X1, whose translation MDIEVDHYAALGLPSGEEGAQLSEKDISKAYKKKALELHPDKRRDDPNAHLNFQKLKTSYEILKDEKARKLFDDLLRVKREKIQRQSQHDSKRRKMMSDLDARERAAFSPDASVLAREEEERIARKLKEEIARIRAMHSKKVFTPIDPSQKEAHARAKESSTEGNGSSVDREKVLKVSWEKIGEDYTAQRLREVFSEFGEVEDVVIKSSKKKGSALVVMSSKEAARASCGNVLGDLSNPLLIVPLQPPMPSPFPNAEKNGESEGPSLSNLVGAGYQKFEDSVLEKMRKIFLAYFTQYGGVIPVLKDCSL comes from the exons ATGGATATTGAAGTTGATCATTATGCTGCTTTGGGTTTACCCTCTGGTGAGGAAGGGGCCCAACTTTCTGAGAAAGACATATCTAAAGCCTATAAGAAGAAAGCATTAGAGTTGCATCCAGACAAGAGGCGTGATGACCCAAATGCTCACTTGAACTTTCAAAAGCTGAAAACTTCATACGAGATTCTAAAGGACGAGAAAGCGAGGAAGCTATTTGATGATCTACTTCGTGTGAAACGTGAGAAGATCCAACGCCAATCACAACACGATTCAAAGCGTAGAAAGATGATGTCAGATCTCGATGCAAGAGAGCGTGCAGCTTTTTCACCTGATGCAAGTGTTCTAGCTCGAGAAGAGGAGGAACGAATTGCTAGAAAACTTAAGGAGGAGATTGCTCGAATTCGTGCAATGCATTCAAAGAAAGTGTTTACTCCTATAGATCCTTCACAGAAAGAGGCACATGCTAGAGCTAAGGAGAGTAGTACAGAAGGCAATGGGAGTAGTGTAGACAGGGAAAAGGTGCTTAAGGTATCTTGGGAGAAGATCGGTGAAGACTATACTGCCCAAAGACTAAGAGAGGTGTTTAGTGAGTTTGGTGAGGTTGAAGATGTAGTAATCAAGAGTTCTAAGAAGAAAGGGTCTGCTCTTGTTGTCATGTCATCTAAAGAAGCAGCT aGAGCTTCTTGTGGAAATGTCTTGGGAGATCTATCAAATCCTCTCTTAATTGTGCCTCTCCAACCTCCAATGCCTTCTCCGTTTCCTAACGCTGAGAAAAATGGAGAATCTGAGGGCCCGAGTTTGAGTAATCTTGTAGGTGCTGGATACCAGAAATTTGAAGACTCAGTATTGGAAAAAATGAGGAAG ATATTTCTTGCATATTTTACACAGTATGGGGGTGTCATTCCAGTTCTGAAAGATTGTTCCTTGTAA